In Trueperaceae bacterium, the following are encoded in one genomic region:
- a CDS encoding prepilin-type N-terminal cleavage/methylation domain-containing protein, with amino-acid sequence MRRRAGLTILEVMIAVAVTALATAALTGVAVGTLRAVGASDARTHAGQVLAFLTREVVGGDPRALAAEGTPAAWAYGGLGEAFPELGARDGVGDPDRFRAEIEHDGAVDVVGASAVRYRVAVCYGGAEAETCVQAVTFGPEPGPVGDGSALLPGVN; translated from the coding sequence GTGAGGCGCCGCGCGGGCCTCACGATCCTCGAGGTGATGATCGCCGTCGCCGTCACGGCGCTCGCGACGGCGGCGTTGACCGGCGTCGCGGTGGGGACGCTCCGCGCGGTCGGTGCGAGCGACGCGCGGACGCACGCCGGGCAGGTCCTGGCGTTCCTGACGCGCGAGGTGGTGGGCGGCGACCCGCGCGCCCTCGCGGCCGAGGGGACGCCGGCCGCCTGGGCGTACGGCGGCCTGGGGGAGGCGTTCCCGGAGCTCGGGGCGCGCGACGGCGTCGGGGACCCGGACCGCTTCCGCGCGGAGATCGAGCACGACGGCGCCGTGGACGTCGTCGGGGCGTCCGCCGTGCGCTACCGCGTCGCGGTCTGTTACGGCGGCGCGGAGGCGGAGACGTGCGTGCAGGCGGTGACGTTCGGTCCCGAACCGGGCCCGGTCGGGGACGGCTCCGCGCTGCTGCCGGGGGTCAACTGA
- a CDS encoding prepilin-type N-terminal cleavage/methylation domain-containing protein, with protein MRRARGGFGLVELLVALAVFAVLAGVAGGVLVQALKMWRHNEATTELQGTLRRTSEVVAQDLRSLAFGTLADAPVETGPASVAFLLPDGPAWPVYPHDSGRNASFVRAANVQIGASVADADALNVVGREVVMKNGQGAAVVLPIATVSRRGGATSRTWNLVHPACANTIDYTEGTTVLQGTTSVGYAVDADTGELSRYGAGGARDPMAFAVASMTIRYLYAGPDGAVEERDAPYETADGAPRRTVTVGGETRHLDALRLTLVGRADGPFGPIERTLTTLAPLPEPGPQTAEAVTPCD; from the coding sequence ATGCGCCGCGCGCGGGGCGGGTTCGGGCTCGTCGAGCTGCTGGTCGCGCTCGCGGTGTTCGCGGTGTTGGCGGGCGTCGCGGGCGGCGTGCTGGTGCAGGCCCTGAAGATGTGGCGCCACAACGAGGCGACGACGGAGCTGCAGGGGACCCTGCGGCGCACGTCGGAGGTCGTCGCGCAGGACCTGCGCTCGCTGGCGTTCGGGACGTTGGCGGACGCGCCGGTCGAGACCGGCCCGGCGTCGGTCGCGTTCCTGCTGCCCGACGGGCCGGCGTGGCCGGTGTACCCGCACGATTCGGGGCGCAACGCCAGTTTCGTGCGGGCCGCCAACGTCCAGATCGGCGCGTCGGTCGCCGACGCCGACGCGCTGAACGTGGTCGGTCGGGAGGTCGTGATGAAGAACGGGCAGGGGGCGGCGGTCGTGCTGCCGATCGCGACCGTCTCGCGGCGCGGGGGCGCGACGTCGCGGACGTGGAACCTGGTGCACCCCGCCTGCGCGAACACGATCGACTACACCGAGGGCACGACCGTCCTGCAGGGCACGACGTCGGTCGGGTACGCCGTGGACGCCGACACGGGCGAGCTGTCGCGCTACGGCGCGGGCGGCGCGCGCGACCCGATGGCGTTCGCGGTGGCGTCGATGACGATCCGTTACCTGTACGCCGGGCCGGACGGCGCCGTGGAGGAGCGCGACGCGCCGTACGAGACCGCCGACGGCGCGCCCCGCCGGACGGTGACGGTCGGCGGCGAAACGCGGCACCTCGATGCGCTGCGGCTCACCCTCGTCGGGCGGGCCGACGGGCCGTTCGGACCGATCGAGCGGACGCTGACGACCCTCGCGCCCCTCCCGGAGCCGGGCCCGCAGACGGCGGAGGCGGTGACGCCGTGCGATTGA